The Haloplasma contractile SSD-17B genome has a segment encoding these proteins:
- a CDS encoding methionine ABC transporter permease, with the protein MNIILRVDNSSLKGLIDQVKWDKMIEATYETLYMTLITAVLTFIIGIILGLLLYMTSKNNKSTGSKLINLAVSAIINVFRSIPFLILIILLIPFTKVLIGTILGPNAALPALVIGSAPFYARLVVIGLREVDKGVIEAARSMGANELEIIFKVLLPESKPALVSGITVTTIMLVGYTALAGAIGSGGLGDLAYFDGFQRNRMGITFVSTIIILIIVFIIQFIGDQITKHIDKR; encoded by the coding sequence ATGAATATAATACTCCGAGTCGATAACTCATCTCTTAAGGGGTTAATTGATCAAGTAAAATGGGACAAAATGATAGAGGCAACTTATGAAACCTTATATATGACACTTATTACAGCAGTTCTGACATTTATAATTGGTATTATTCTAGGTTTGCTTTTATACATGACAAGTAAAAATAATAAAAGTACAGGTAGTAAACTAATAAACTTAGCTGTATCAGCTATTATTAATGTGTTTCGATCAATACCATTTCTGATCTTGATTATTTTATTAATTCCTTTTACAAAAGTTTTAATTGGAACGATTTTGGGGCCGAATGCTGCATTACCAGCGCTTGTCATTGGTTCTGCTCCATTTTATGCACGTCTAGTTGTAATCGGACTACGTGAAGTTGATAAAGGTGTTATTGAAGCAGCACGTTCAATGGGTGCAAATGAATTAGAAATCATTTTTAAAGTTTTATTACCTGAATCAAAGCCAGCATTAGTGTCAGGTATTACAGTAACAACAATCATGTTAGTGGGGTATACTGCTCTTGCAGGAGCAATTGGTTCAGGAGGTCTAGGAGACCTAGCTTATTTTGATGGATTTCAAAGAAACCGTATGGGAATCACGTTTGTTTCAACAATCATTATTCTTATCATTGTATTTATCATCCAATTCATTGGAGATCAAATAACTAAACATATAGATAAACGATAA
- a CDS encoding D-alanyl-D-alanine carboxypeptidase family protein, with protein sequence MKKRLLIIISFIMVLLINFGSTVQADEELTADAPFVSADCATLLESNSGRVLFQKDAHKRRPIASISKIMTAIVAIENKRLDDMVTVDQETTLQIGSSIYLQEGDSLTLEDLIYGLMLRSGNDAAYLIAKYVGDGDVNTFYTMMNEKAKEIGMNNSTFENSSGLDETTKNISTAYDMALLMQYAMNNPMFRKITGTEVYKTTTQNGRTYVWTTKHRLIKYYDDIIGGKTGYTKLAKRTLVTVSRKDELELITVTLNGPNDWQDHKRMFDYGFNQYEMKTFMRRGIFEVPNDQKDLYFNDHDILYPVKANELKDYKFVIEVRNEASNEANLILKHNGEEIMSKPVNKADMSHLKEQDDFFDVMDLVTWIDDRLHGVYDGQ encoded by the coding sequence ATGAAAAAAAGACTACTTATAATCATTAGTTTTATTATGGTATTATTGATTAATTTTGGTAGTACCGTACAAGCTGACGAAGAACTAACGGCAGATGCCCCTTTTGTGAGCGCCGATTGTGCAACATTGTTAGAGTCAAATTCAGGAAGAGTATTGTTTCAAAAGGATGCTCATAAGAGAAGACCCATTGCAAGTATCTCAAAAATTATGACAGCAATTGTAGCCATCGAAAACAAGCGATTAGATGATATGGTAACAGTCGATCAGGAAACTACCTTACAAATCGGGTCTTCTATTTATCTTCAAGAAGGAGATTCATTAACGCTAGAAGATTTGATATATGGACTGATGCTACGTTCAGGGAATGACGCTGCATATCTTATTGCTAAATATGTAGGTGATGGCGATGTTAATACCTTTTATACCATGATGAATGAGAAGGCAAAAGAAATTGGCATGAACAACTCAACATTTGAAAATTCTTCTGGACTGGATGAGACAACTAAAAACATCTCAACTGCATATGATATGGCGTTATTAATGCAATATGCGATGAACAATCCTATGTTCCGCAAAATTACTGGTACAGAAGTCTATAAAACAACGACACAAAATGGTAGAACTTATGTATGGACCACCAAACATAGATTAATTAAATACTACGATGATATTATTGGTGGAAAAACTGGCTATACAAAACTAGCAAAAAGAACGTTAGTTACCGTATCACGTAAAGATGAATTAGAGTTAATAACTGTGACTTTAAATGGACCAAATGACTGGCAAGATCATAAACGTATGTTTGATTATGGTTTCAATCAATATGAGATGAAAACATTTATGAGACGAGGAATTTTTGAGGTACCTAATGATCAAAAAGATTTGTATTTTAACGATCATGATATCTTGTATCCAGTAAAAGCTAATGAATTAAAAGATTATAAATTCGTTATAGAAGTTCGTAATGAAGCGAGTAATGAAGCGAATCTTATATTAAAGCATAATGGAGAAGAGATTATGAGTAAACCAGTTAATAAGGCAGATATGTCTCATTTAAAGGAACAAGATGATTTCTTTGATGTCATGGATCTTGTAACATGGATTGATGATCGTCTACATGGTGTATACGATGGTCAATAA
- a CDS encoding Na+/H+ antiporter NhaC family protein, with product MQTKSTFRQALSLLPFIIFLILFLGTGVVTGDFYAMPATVAFLIAAIVGLIIDRTHNFEKKLTIFFNGASDHNILYMCFIFILAGAFSSVTGAIGGAESFVKIGLNILPTNLLIFGLFLTSAIVSISMGTSVGTIGALTPIGLSLINTTSTSTPFIAIVLAAIVGGAMFGDNLSFISDTTIAATKTQGCSMRDKFKVNFFIVLPAFIVSSFVLIMLTTNYELSVHVESFTYTDFINVLPYIAVLVLAISGMNVFIILVLGTLLSGIIGFLYGDLTFLSYISNIHFGIGGMLDLVLLTLIVSGTVELIKVNGGLDLIIRTIKQFVKSEKGAQFGIAAIASAVDICTANNTVAIVVSGPVAKEISDEFGVDPRKSASLLDIFSCAWQGIIPYGFQLLFITSLAKDAGLSISPFDIIPYLTYSQLLFVFGSIAILIGFPKLRKQLS from the coding sequence ATGCAAACAAAGTCGACATTCAGGCAAGCTTTATCATTACTACCGTTTATCATATTTCTTATTTTATTTTTAGGTACAGGAGTTGTAACTGGCGACTTTTACGCTATGCCAGCTACAGTTGCATTTTTAATAGCTGCAATTGTTGGGTTAATCATTGACCGAACCCACAACTTTGAGAAGAAACTGACCATTTTCTTTAATGGAGCAAGTGACCATAATATTTTATATATGTGTTTTATCTTTATATTAGCAGGTGCCTTCAGTAGTGTTACTGGTGCAATCGGTGGTGCTGAGTCCTTCGTCAAAATTGGATTAAATATCCTACCAACTAATCTACTGATTTTTGGTTTATTTCTAACCTCTGCTATTGTATCCATATCTATGGGAACTTCAGTTGGAACAATCGGTGCATTGACACCCATCGGCTTAAGTCTTATTAATACAACTTCAACTAGTACACCATTTATTGCAATCGTACTTGCAGCAATTGTCGGAGGAGCAATGTTTGGAGATAATTTATCGTTTATCTCTGATACGACAATAGCGGCTACAAAAACACAAGGGTGTTCTATGCGAGATAAGTTTAAGGTAAACTTCTTTATTGTTCTACCAGCATTTATCGTTAGTTCATTTGTATTAATTATGCTTACAACAAACTATGAGCTTTCCGTTCATGTAGAATCATTTACTTATACCGATTTTATAAACGTACTACCTTATATAGCGGTGTTAGTGCTCGCTATATCTGGAATGAATGTGTTTATTATACTAGTTTTAGGAACTCTCTTATCTGGTATAATCGGATTTTTATATGGTGACTTAACATTCCTATCGTATATCTCAAACATACATTTTGGAATCGGAGGCATGTTAGACCTTGTTCTATTAACGCTTATTGTATCAGGAACTGTTGAACTTATTAAAGTAAATGGAGGGTTAGATTTGATTATAAGGACGATTAAGCAATTCGTTAAATCAGAGAAGGGTGCACAGTTTGGAATCGCAGCGATTGCAAGTGCTGTCGATATTTGTACTGCTAACAACACGGTTGCAATTGTCGTATCTGGTCCTGTTGCAAAGGAAATTAGTGATGAATTTGGTGTTGATCCAAGAAAGAGTGCAAGTTTACTAGATATATTTTCATGTGCATGGCAAGGAATTATACCTTACGGTTTTCAACTATTATTTATCACTAGTTTAGCAAAAGATGCAGGACTCTCAATTTCTCCTTTTGATATTATTCCTTATTTAACGTATTCTCAATTGTTGTTTGTGTTTGGAAGTATTGCGATTCTTATAGGGTTTCCAAAATTAAGGAAACAATTGTCATAG
- a CDS encoding MetQ/NlpA family ABC transporter substrate-binding protein: MKKLSILFILVSIITVLTACGSQAENKIVVGATNVPHAEILEFAKPILKEKGYELEIVEFQDYVLPNLNLTEGELDANYFQHIPYLELYNKEHGTNIVNAGGIHIEPIGIYSPDASIDSLDDIENGSIIIISKSVSDHPRVLRLLNSNGLISLPDGVNFDPIDIDELEENTSQNPNNLTFKQVDAGYLVTAYNNDEGAAVLINTNFALDGGLNPLEDAIAIEGADSPYVNVVAVNDGDQNTEKIKALVDVLQSEEVKQFIIDTYDGAVVAVN; encoded by the coding sequence ATGAAAAAATTAAGTATCTTATTTATTCTAGTTTCAATTATTACTGTACTAACTGCTTGCGGGTCTCAAGCAGAAAATAAAATTGTAGTTGGTGCAACTAATGTTCCGCATGCTGAAATCTTAGAATTCGCTAAACCAATACTTAAAGAAAAAGGGTATGAACTTGAAATCGTAGAGTTTCAAGATTATGTTCTACCTAACTTAAACCTCACAGAGGGAGAACTTGATGCAAACTATTTTCAACATATCCCTTATTTAGAGTTATATAATAAGGAACATGGCACTAATATTGTAAATGCAGGTGGAATTCATATTGAGCCAATCGGAATTTATTCACCTGATGCAAGTATTGATTCTTTAGACGATATTGAAAATGGATCAATCATTATAATCAGTAAATCTGTTAGTGATCATCCTCGGGTATTAAGACTACTAAACTCAAATGGCCTTATTAGCTTACCAGATGGTGTCAATTTTGACCCAATCGATATAGATGAATTAGAAGAAAATACATCTCAAAATCCAAACAACTTAACATTTAAGCAAGTTGATGCAGGGTACCTAGTGACAGCTTATAACAATGATGAAGGAGCTGCTGTATTAATCAACACGAACTTTGCTTTAGATGGTGGTTTAAATCCATTAGAGGATGCAATTGCTATTGAAGGGGCTGATTCGCCATATGTCAATGTCGTAGCAGTAAATGATGGCGATCAAAATACTGAGAAAATTAAAGCATTGGTAGATGTATTACAATCAGAAGAAGTAAAGCAATTTATTATTGATACATATGACGGTGCGGTTGTAGCAGTAAACTAA
- a CDS encoding methionine ABC transporter ATP-binding protein, translating to MITLTNISKVFNSKQKTIHAVTDINLDIEKGEIYGIIGYSGAGKSTLIRILNLLETPTCGEVIVHGQNLNQLTSRQLRKSRQQIGMVFQHFNLLWSRTVRENIAFPLEIAGCGREELNERVLELIKLVGLEGREDAYPSELSGGQKQRVGIARALANKPSILLCDEATSALDPQTTDSILDLLSTINKTLNITIVLITHEMHVIQKICNRVSVMENGAIIESGNVLEVFTNPKQKTTQNFVKQVIEDDDSNEIINHLIKQYPDGEIVILKYIKNDIDEPAISNAIKKFNTHINILHGKIVQTSNGSYGTLYTQFTGDDIQPCIDYLIGRGIKVEVINK from the coding sequence TTGATTACATTAACGAATATATCTAAAGTATTTAATTCTAAACAAAAGACAATTCATGCGGTAACTGATATAAACTTGGATATAGAGAAAGGTGAAATTTATGGGATTATTGGCTATAGTGGTGCAGGAAAAAGCACACTAATTCGAATTTTAAACCTACTTGAAACGCCTACCTGTGGTGAAGTCATAGTTCATGGTCAAAATCTTAATCAATTAACGAGCAGACAATTAAGAAAATCTCGTCAACAAATTGGAATGGTCTTTCAACACTTTAATCTTCTGTGGTCACGTACCGTTCGTGAAAATATTGCGTTTCCATTGGAAATTGCTGGTTGTGGCCGTGAGGAATTAAATGAACGCGTTTTAGAGTTGATCAAATTGGTCGGATTAGAGGGTCGAGAAGATGCTTATCCGTCTGAATTAAGTGGAGGACAAAAGCAACGTGTTGGAATTGCTCGAGCACTGGCAAATAAACCTAGTATTTTACTTTGTGACGAGGCAACATCAGCACTCGACCCACAAACAACAGATTCAATTCTAGATTTACTATCTACCATAAATAAGACACTAAATATTACGATTGTTCTAATAACACACGAAATGCATGTAATACAAAAAATATGCAATCGTGTTTCTGTAATGGAAAATGGAGCGATTATCGAATCTGGCAATGTACTTGAAGTCTTTACGAATCCTAAACAAAAAACAACTCAGAACTTTGTAAAACAAGTGATAGAGGATGATGATTCTAATGAGATTATCAATCACCTAATTAAACAATATCCAGACGGTGAAATAGTAATATTAAAATATATCAAGAATGATATAGATGAACCTGCCATATCAAATGCTATTAAGAAATTTAACACGCATATAAACATCTTACATGGAAAAATCGTTCAAACGTCTAATGGTTCATATGGAACGTTGTATACTCAATTTACAGGAGATGACATACAACCATGTATTGATTATCTTATAGGTAGAGGCATAAAGGTAGAGGTGATTAATAAATGA